The following proteins come from a genomic window of Larimichthys crocea isolate SSNF chromosome III, L_crocea_2.0, whole genome shotgun sequence:
- the golga3 gene encoding golgin subfamily A member 3 isoform X3, which produces MELDTNESGAAQMEANANQETHVIKPKEAEIHTVDAETQPKNQELGYAQNTKGDIHNANQKPSLEMENEERIRLEARRRLEEQLKQYRVQRHKERSHRSAPKNRPFSTLDPELMLHPEALPRANTVAMTKEYSFLRTSVPRGPKLGSLGIPPSKERKSRSPRPSKIHSLADYKSPENDGGGVRTADNTNSSLQSTISSVSTLSEVSVMSEGSTCETELQHGAPLQIGDNVSEIDGSESGTRPGNDGNDSDSSSYSSVSTRGTYGMLSAAVEQQRGPYTVEGKEIAPEAMGQFPSLQEVLQAASEEQHLLELEQEREGTAEPRSRRDSFSSSVSLESSVMGHDEMLQVLKEKMRLEGQLESLSSEANQALKEKTELQAQLATVNAQLQAKTEEAQFSQQKQSALTTEVSTLRQNTTQLEKAMVELQGSLESKNASLASLSNDLKVAEDQYNRLMGKVEEMQNTVASRDNTVQELRLQMGGLQSQLQQVQLERSTLQSRMKTSQAEIDSLQQVRQWYQQQLAMAQEARVRLQSEMANMQAGQMTQIGVVEHLKLENVTLSHQLTETQHRSIKDKERIAVQLQSIEADMLTQEANYKQIQDAKTMVEDDLQHRLDEFEEERERLLKLANTASSLERELEQVRLTLSQKDVQVQSLQKEHLELMRQLTTTQENLQTKEQSINQLEARYLELEAQLAELQTESSSKDDSIQYLQNEKIVLEVALQAARADKSQLDEGAQRLGEDVLVASDVLDQLRQEVQVKANQVETLQQENSSLKKQAQKLKEQFQQQKVMVEAYRRDAISKDQLISELKSTKKRLLMEVKDLKQELLGVQGEKQKVELEQTRLQKEVVRVQEQMSNMEAHLQTIQTERDQLETQIQSLQFDQSQLAAVTEENESLRKQVEQMEGEAKKAISEQKVRMKRLGTDLTSAQKEMKAKHKAYENAVGILSRRLQEALTDKETAEAELVKLKAQVSDGGNSQALQEKIKALQAELLVVSKSKTMLEKELQEVITLTSTELEEYQEKVMELEDELQESRCFKKRIRKLEDANKKLALELEHEKGKLAGLAQSHNTLREHSNILETALAKREADLVQLNLQVQAVLKRKEEEDQQMKQVVQTLQLALEKEKTKVKDLKEQVAAAKAEAAHNRRHYRAAMMELSEIKKDLQAKEDLVKALQSESLKLQAQDEQHAQEVSRFQEELAEAHSHLQILQKQLDEELAKQPLTNQEVEDLKWELEQKQREIEAQKQQLEMMEQCHHRELDNLQRALQNIKVELESVQEELSTTRKDKFMLQAKVGELRNSMKTVLLQNQQLKQDLKQSRLRKQRMDLKSEGNPSNPVTPVKIPDCPVPATLLDELLKPSTSVNKEPLNNLHNCLRQLKEEMDSLQKQMEEHTVTVHESMSSWTNTEEELAQLGLQNNISKSSTPLSNMVENNNEAEPQQS; this is translated from the exons ATGGAACTGGATACTAATGAATCAGGAGCAGCTCAAATGGAGGCTAACGCTAATCAAGAAACCCACGTCATAAAACCCAAAGAGGCTGAAATCCATACTGTGGACGCTGAGACGCAACCGAAAAATCAAGAGCTGGGATacgcacaaaacacaaaaggggATATTCATAATG CCAACCAGAAGCCATCACTGGAGATGGAGAATGAGGAAAGGATTCGCCTGGAGGCTCGCCGGCGTCTGGAGGAGCAACTCAAACAGTATAGAGTGCAGAGACATAAGGAGAGG TCTCACCGCTCAGCCCCCAAGAACAGACCATTCAGCACCCTGGATCCAGAGCTCATGCTGCACCCTGAGGCTCTGCCCAGGGCCAACACTGTTGCCATGACCAAGGAGTATTCCTTCCTGAGGACCAGTGTCCCCCGTGGTCCCAAACTGGGTAGCCTGGGAATTCCCCCTTCAAAGGAGAGAAAGTCCAGATCACCTCGTCCGAGCAAGATCCACTCCTTGGCTGACTACAAGTCCCCTGAGAATGATGGTGGAGGAGTAAGAACAGCAGACAACACTAATAGCTCCCTCCAGTCTACCATTAGCTCAGTGTCCACATTGTCTGAGGTCAGTGTGATGTCGGAGGGCAGCACCTGTGAGACCGAGTTACAGCATGGTGCTCCACTCCAAATCGGGGACAATGTCTCAGAAATTGATGGCAGTGAATCAGGAACAAGGCCAGGGAACGACGGCAATGACAGTGACAGCTCGTCTTATAGCAGCGTGTCTACCAGAGGGACATATGGCATGCTCTCCGCAGCAGTTGAGCAACAGCGGGGGCCTTACACAGTAGAGGGGAAGGAGATTGCCCCAGAGGCTATGGGTCAGTTTCCCTCTCTGCAGGAGGTACTGCAGGCAGCCAGTGAAGAGCAGCacctgctggagctggagcaggagagagaagggacaGCAGAGCCTCGCAGCCGCAGAGACAGTTTCTCCAGCAG tgtttccttGGAGAGTTCAGTGATGGGCCACGATGAAATGCTGCAGGTgttgaaagagaaaatgaggtTGGAGGGTCAGCTGGAATCTTTGTCATCTGAGGCCAATCAG GCTCTCAAGGAGAAGACAGAACTTCAGGCCCAGCTCGCTACAGTGAATGCTCAGTTGCAGGCCAAGACGGAGGAGGCCCAGTTCAGCCAGCAGAAGCAAAGTGCACTCACCACGGAGGTCAGCACACTGCGGCAGAACACCACCCAGCTGGAGAAGGCCATGGTGGAGCTCCAGGGCAGTTTGGAGAGCAAGAATGCCAGTCTGGCTTCTCTAAGTAATGACCTGAAGGTGGCTGAAGACCAGTACAACAGACTCATGgggaaggtggaggagatgCAAAACACTGTAGCCTCAAGAGACAATACAG TTCAAGAGTTGCGTCTGCAGATGGGTGGTCTTCAGAGCCAGCTTCAACAGGTTCAGTTGGAGCGCAGCACCCTGCAGAGCCGAATGAAGACATCCCAGGCTGAAATTGACTCACTCCAGCAGGTCAGACAGTGGTACCAGCAGCAGCTTGCAATGGCCCAGGAGGCAAGAGTGCGACTGCAAAGCGAAATGGCCAACATGCAG GCTGGGCAGATGACTCAGATTGGTGTTGTGGAACATCTGAAGCTGGAGAATGTGACTCTGTCCCACCAGCTTACTGAGACCCAACACCGCTCCATCAAAGACAAAGAGCGTATTGCTGTTCAGCTGCAGAGCATTGAG GCCGACATGCTGACCCAGGAAGCTAATTACAAGCAAATCCAGGATGCAAAGACCATGGTGGAAGATGATCTGCAACACAGACTGGATGAGTTTGAGGAAGAGCGAGAACGCTTATTGAAACTGGCAAACACGGCCAGCAGCCTGGAAAGGGAACTTGAGCAG GTGAGGTTGACCCTTTCCCAGAAAGACGTGCAGGTGCAATCACTCCAGAAAGAACATCTGGAGCTGATGCGCCAGCTGACCACCACTCAGGAGAACCTGCAGACCAAAGAGCAGTCCATCAACCAGCTAGAGGCCCGCTACCTGGAGCTGGAGGCCCAGCTGGCcgagctgcagacagagagcagcagcaagGACGACAGCATCCAGTACCTCCAGAACGAAAAGATTGTCCTGGAGGTAGCTCTGCAGGCAGCTCGGGCAGACAAGAGCCAGCTTGACGAGGGCGCTCAACGGCTCGGAGAGGATGTTCTGGTGGCTTCTGATGTCTTGGATCAGCTTAGACAGGAAGTCCAGGTCAAAGCCAATCAG GTTGAAACTCTTCAACAGGAAAACAGTTCCCTGAAGAAACAAGCTCAGAAACTGAAGGAGCAGTTCCAACAACAAAAG gtgATGGTGGAAGCCTACCGTCGGGACGCCATTTCCAAAGACCAGTTGATCAGTGAGCTCAAGTCCACCAAAAAGCGTCTGTTGATGGAGGTGAAAGACTTGAAGCAGGAGCTGCTGGGTGTTCAGGGGGAGAAGCAGAAGGTAGAACTGGAGCAGACCCGACTACAGAAGGAGGTGGTGAGAGTCCAAGAGCAGATGAGTAACATGGAGGCTCATCTGCAAACCATTCAGACAGAGCGGGATCAACTAGAAACCCAGATCCAG TCTCTACAGTTTGATCAGAGCCAGCTAGCAGCAGTGACAGAAGAGAATGAAAGCCTGAGGAAACAGGTGGAGCAAATGGAGGGAGAAGCCAAAAA GGCCATCTCAGAGCAGAAGGTACGCATGAAGCGGCTGGGGACAGATTTGACCAGTGCTCAGAAGGAGATGAAGGCCAAACACAAGGCCTACGAGAACGCTGTGGGAATCCTGAGCAGGAGGCTCCAAGAAGCTCTAACTGACAAGGAGACGGCTGAGGCAGAGCTGGTCAAACTCAAGGCCCAGGTGTCTGATGGGGGAAACAGCCAGGCCTTACAG GAGAAGATTAAAGCTTTGCAAGCTGAGCTGCTGGTTGTGTCCAAAAGTAAGACCATGCTAGAGAAGGAGCTGCAGGAAGTGATCACGCTCACCTCCACAGAGCTGGAGGAGTACCAGGAGAAGGTTATGGAGCTCGAGGATGAG CTTCAAGAGTCACGATGCTTTAAGAAGCGGATTCGAAAGTTAGAAGACGCCAACAAGAAGCTAGCACTAGAGCTGGAACATGAAAAAGGGAAACTGGCTGGGTTGGCACAGTCCCACAATACACTGCGGGAGCATTCCAATATTTTGGAAACTGCCTTGGCTAAGAGAGAGGCAGATCTTGTCCAACTCAACTTACAG GTTCAAGCTGTTCTGAAGCgtaaagaggaagaggaccAGCAAATGAAGCAAGTGGTACAGACTCTACAGCTTGCcttggaaaaagagaaaaccaaAGTGAAAGACCTGAAAGAACAG GTGGCAGCAGCAAAGGCTGAAGCAGCCCATAATAGACGACACTACAGGGCAGCCATGATGGAGCTGTCCGAGATCAAGAAGGACCTGCAAGCCAAAGAGGACCTGGTCAAAGCTCTGCAGAGTGAATCTCTGAAACTACA GGCTCAGGATGAGCAGCACGCTCAGGAGGTATCCAGGTTCCAAGAGGAGCTGGCTGAGGCCCATTCACATCTCCAGATCCTCCAGAAACAACTGGATGAGGAGCTGGCTAAGCAGCCCCTCACGAACCAAGAG GTTGAGGACCTAAAGTGGGAACTGGAGCAGAAGCAGAGGGAGATTGAGGCTCAGAAGCAGCAGCTTGAGATGATGGAGCAGTGTCACCACAGGGAGCTGGACAACCTACAGAGAGCTCTGCAG AACATCAAGGTAGAGCTGGAGTCAGTGCAGGAGGAGCTGAGCACTACCAGGAAGGACAAGTTTATGCTGCAGGCCAAAGTGGGTGAGCTGAGGAACAGCATGAAGACGGTCCTGCTACAGAACCAGCAACTCAAACAGGACCTCAAACAGAGCCGTCTTAGGAAG CAGCGCATGGATCTAAAAAGTGAAGGAAACCCATCCAACCCAGTGACGCCAGTTAAGATCCCAGACTGCCCGGTGCCTGCCACCCTGTTGGATGAGTTGTTGAAACCATCAACATCTGTCAACAAGGAGCCCCTCAACAACCTGCACAACTGTCTACGGCAGCTTAA GGAGGAGATGGACAGCCTCCAGAAGCAGATGGAGgaacacacagtaacagtacATGAGTCAATGAGCTCatggacaaacacagaggaggaactGGCTCAACTGGGACTTCAAAACAACATCTCCAAATCATCAACGCCGCTTAGTAACATGGTGGAAAATAACAATGAAGCAGAACCGCAGCAATCATAA